In Oncorhynchus gorbuscha isolate QuinsamMale2020 ecotype Even-year linkage group LG02, OgorEven_v1.0, whole genome shotgun sequence, a single genomic region encodes these proteins:
- the LOC124008277 gene encoding eukaryotic peptide chain release factor subunit 1: MADDPNAADRNVEIWKIKKLIKSLEAARGNGTSMISLIIPPKDQISRVAKMLADEFGTASNIKSRVNRLSVLGAITSVQQRLKLYNKVPPNGLVVYCGTIVTDEGKEKKVNIDFEPFKPINTSLYLCDNKFHTEALTALLSDDSKFGFIVIDGSGALFGTLQGNTREVLHKFTVDLPKKHGRGGQSALRFARLRMEKRHNYVRKVAETAVTLFVSNDKVNVAGMVLAGSADFKTELSQSDMFDPRLQAKILKLVDISYGGENGFNQAIELSAEVLSNVKFIQEKKLIGRYFDEISQDTGKYCFGVEDTLKALEMGAVEILIVYENLDTMRYILRCHGAEGLAMVEKGTDEKTLYLTPEQEKDKSHFTDKETGQEHELIESMPLLEWFANSYKKFGACLEIVTDKSQEGSQFVKGFGGIGGILRYRVDFQAIEYQGEDDELFDLDDY; the protein is encoded by the exons ATGGCGGACGACCCCAACGCAGCAGACAGGAACGTGGAGATATGGAAGATAAAGAAGTTGATCAAAAGTCTGGAAGCTGCTCGGGG GAATGGTACGAGTATGATCTCCTTGATTATCCCTCCAAAGGATCAGATCTCCAGAGTGGCCAAGATGTTGGCTGATGAGTTTGGCACTGCATCCAATATTAAAAGCAGAGTCAACAGGCTCTCTGTGCTCGGAGCCATCACCTCTGTACAGCAGAGACTCAAACTTTACAATaaag TGCCTCCCAACGGCTTGGTTGTATACTGTGGCACCATTGTGACGGACGAGGGCAAAGAGAAAAAAGTCAATATTGACTTTGAGCCTTTTAAACCCATCAACACTTCTCTATATCTCTGTGACAACAAGTTCCACACAGAG GCTCTTACAGCCTTGCTGTCAGATGACAGCAAGTTTGGTTTTATTGTGATTGATGGAAGTGGCGCCCTCTTCGGAACCCTGCAGGGAAACACCAGGGAAGTGCTGCACAAGTTCACTGTGGACCTACCCAAGAAGCACG GCAGAGGAGGGCAGTCTGCCTTGCGTTTTGCTCGTTTGAGGATGGAGAAGAGACACAACTATGTCCGAAAGGTGGCGGAGACGGCAGTCACTCTTTTTGTTTCCAATGACAAGGTCAACGTAGCAGGCATGGTCTTGGCTGGTTCAGCTGACTTCAAGACGGAGCTCAGCCAGTCCGATATGTTTGACCCG AGGCTACAAGCAAAGATCCTGAAGCTGGTTGACATATCATATGGTGGGGAGAATGGGTTCAACCAGGCCATTGAGCTGTCCGCAGAAGTGCTTTCCAATGTTAAATTCATTCAAGAGAAGAAACTTATAG GACGATACTTTGATGAGATCAGCCAGGATACAGGGAAGTACTGCTTTGGGGTGGAAGACACACTGAAAGCCCTGGAAATGGGTGCTGTTGAGATTCTGATTGTCTACGAGAACCTGGATACCATGAGATACATCCTGAGATGCCACGGAGCAGAGGGACTTGCTATGGTGGAGAAGGGTACAG ATGAGAAAACATTGTATTTGACACCAGAGCAGGAGAAAGACAAGTCTCACTTCACAGACAAAGAG ACTGGGCAGGAGCATGAGCTGATCGAGAGCATGCCGTTACTTGAATGGTTCGCCAACAGCTATAAGAAATTTGGAGCCTGTCTGGAGATTGTCACTGACAAGAGTCAAGAAGGATCCCAGTTTGTCAAGGGCTTTGGTGGAATTGGTG GGATCTTGCGGTACAGGGTGGATTTCCAGGCCATAGAGTACCAAGGAGAAGACGATGAGTTATTTGATTTGGATGACTACTAG